Part of the Gemmatimonadota bacterium genome is shown below.
CGTTCGGGCACTTCCTGCCGGGCGGGAAAGGGCGGGAATGGTGCGATCCGGGAGTGCTGCGCGACATCAAGCGGCGGTCCCTGGCCCGGCTGCGCGCGCAGGTCGAACCGGTGGAGCCCGCGGTGCTCGCGCGCTTCCTGCACGACTGGCACGGGCTGACCCACCCGACCCGGGGCGTCGACGCCGTCTACGAAGCCGTGCAACGCCTGCAGGGGGCCGCGGTCCCGGCCTCGGACCTCGAGCGCGGTCTGCTTCCCGCCCGGGTCCGCGACTACGACCCGCGCGATCTGGACGAGCTGTTCACGTCGGGCGAGGTGGTGTGGCAGGGCGTGGAGCCGATCGGAGAGCACGACGGTCGCATCGCGCTTTTCCTGCGCGCGGAGGCGCCCCTCCTGGCCGCCGTGCCCACGCGCCTGGGAGGCGAGGTCGAGGAACGGATCCGCGCGGCGCTGATCCAACGGGGCGCGCTGTTCTTCCCCGAGCTGCATGCCCTGTGCGGCGGATTCAAGCCCGAGGTCATCGCTGCCCTCTGGCGGATGGTCTGGGCCGGTGAGGTGACCAACGACACGCTGGCTCCGTTGCGCTCGCTGCGCCGGGCGCGCGCTGCCGCTCGACGCGGGCGCCGCACGCGGGGCGGGAGCGCCCTCCCGCCGGGCACCCTCGGGCGCTGGTCCCTCTTTCCGCAGCCCGACCCCTGGCCCACCGAGACCGAGCGCGCCGCCGCCCTGGTGGAGCAACTCCTGGAACGGCACGCGCTCGTGACCCGCGAGGTGGCGCGCGCCGAAAGCGTGCGCGGCGGCTTCTCGGGCGTCTATCCCGTGCTGCGGAGCATGGAGGAGGTCGGCCGCCTCCGTCGCGGATACTTCGTCGAGGGCCTGGGCGGCGCCCAGTTCGCGCGCGCCGGGGTCGAGGACCGTTTGCGGCGTTCCCGGGACGAAGAGGGAGCCGAGGCGCGGGTCGACGTGGTGTGGGCCACCGACCCCGCCAATCCCTACGGTGCGCAGCTCCCCTGGCCGGAGCGGCCCGGGGCACGACCGGCCCGCGCCGCCGGCGCCCAGGTGATCCTGATCGGCGGCCGGGCCGCCGCGTGGATCTCGCCCGCGGCCAAACGTGTGTTGACGTTCCTCGATGCCGACGCGCCTCCCGACGAGTGGCGGCTTCTGGCGGAGGCGCTTTCCGACCTGCCCGACCGGCGGGGTCGTGGCGCTCTGCTGCTGACCAGTGTGGACGGCGAGACGCCGGACGCTTCCCCGCTCGCGGATCCCCTGCGGACCGCCGGCTTCACGCCCACGACACGTGGGTGGCTGAAGCGACGCGGATAGCGGTGCCCGAAGGCGACACCATCCATCGGGCCGCGCGGACGCTGTCGCGCGCGCTCGTGGGGCAGCGCGTCGTCGCGGCACGGAGCGGCGTGCCGGGCCTCGGCTCGCGCGTCTCGGCGCTGAGCGGGTGCACCGTGGCCGCGGTCGAGGCACGCGGGAAGCACCTGCTCATCCACCTGGACGACGGGCAGACGTTGCGCACGCACATGCGCATGACGGGTTCCTGGCACCTCTACCGACCCGGAGAGCGGTGGCGCAAACCCGCCGCTCGCGCGCGGGTGGTCCTGGAGACGGACGCGTGGACCGCCGTGTGCTTCAACGCGCCCGACATCGAGCTCGAGCGGAGTGGTCGTCTGGATGCGGAGCTCGATGCCCGCCTCGGGCCCGACCTGCTCGCAGAGGAGTTCGACGCGGACGGGGTCGCGGCACGCTGGGCATCGGAGCCGTCGCTACCGATCGGCGTCGCGGTCATGCGCCAACGCCTCGCGGCGGGGATCGGCAACGTCTACAAGTCCGAGCTCCTCTTCCTGCTGGGGATCGATCCCTTCGTGCAGACCGGGGGCCTGCCGCGCGCAACGCTGCGTCTGCTCGCGCGCGAGGCGCGCACGCTGCTGCTGGCCAACCTGGGCCCAGGCCCGCGCACCACGCGGCGCTCGCTCGATCCGGGAAGACTCTGGGTGTACGGACGGAGCGGGGAGCCGTGCCGCCGCTGCGGCACCCCGATCCGCATGCGACGGCAGGGGGAGGAGGCGCGCTCGACCTACTTCTGCCCGGTGTGCCAACCACCGGGAAGCCTCGGGAGCGAGGGCCCGCCCGACCTCTGAGCCGCTTCGCGACGTCCCTGCCTCGTTTCGAGGGCACTCGCGGCCGCCGGCGCGCTGCACGGGACCGTGTGGGCCGCTCCCGGGACGGGAGGGCAAGACACACGGTGGCAACGGCTTGTGCACGCTGGATGGGAGCGGGGACCCTCCCGTCGGCATCCGCCTTGCGACCGTTCGGCTCCCCCGCGCGGCAGGGCGCCGCCGCCGCGGCGCACCACGACGACGGGCGCCCTTTGCATCCCGGAGGTGACCCATGAGCCTGCACTCGGCGGACTCGCCCCTCCTCCGCTCCGAATCTCCGACCGTGGACCCGCTTTCGCTCCAGACCGCCACGGATCCGCTCCCCGACACCGACGGTGTGCTGCAGCGGCACGCTCCGCGCCGTGTCCGCCTCGTGCTCATCGAAGATGATGCAGACCTCTCCTTCGTGTTCCAGGCGATCCTGGAGCAGGAGGGCTTCGAGGTGATGACGGCCGCCAGTGGCGAGACCGGGGTCGCAGCCACGATCCGCACCTTGCCCGCAGCCGTGCTCACGGATCTGGGCCTCCCGCGCATGGATGGCATCGCGGTGGCCCGACACCTGGACGGCGTACAGGAGACCCGCCACATCCCCCGCATCGCGCTCACGGGACGGGTGCAGGACCGGATCGGTGAGACGGCCGAGCTCTTCCGCTCCGTCCTGCTGAAGCCCGTCTCCCGCGAGGAGCTGCTGACCGCCGTCCGGAGCGCCACGGACGCCTGATGTGCGGGGACGGACCTGGCGCCTCTTGCGCGGCGGCGGGTACCCTGCGACCGTGGCGTCCGGGTGGCCGGAGTCTCCGGCCGTGTCAGGGTCACTGCACCCCTGGTGGTTCGGATGCAGAATCGGTACGAACGGCCTGTCCTACAGGCCTTCGGGTCCCTCCGGGAGCTCACGATGGTGGGCTGGACCGGTGCCAACGATGGGTGCTCCATCGTCGGCCCGGGCGTGGTCGGCAACGGCAACAATTACCAGCAGGTCTGCGGTAATTCTCGCTCGTAGGTCCGTCCGGATGCTGGACAACGGACCGGGCGGTCTCTTCGGAGGCCGCCCGGTTTCGCGTCGCGACGGGATGGGACCCGTGGGCGCGTCCCGGCCCTACACCTCCACCGCTCCCGGCCGCCCGTCCTCCACGACGAAGCTCGCCCGCGTGTGCGCGGGCGAGCCGGGCCGCGAGACGTACTCCAGCACCTTGTAGTCGGCCCGCCATTCGGTCGGAGAGACCGTGCAGGACACCCAGCCGCGTTGGCCGTTGAACAGCTTCACGTGCGGATTGAGCGCCAGCATGTCCGCCGTGGAGTCGTAGCGGTCCTGCCCGTCTCCACCCGAGCTGATGGACGTCCCGACGAACTCGGTCGCGACGGTCGGCGCGCGCGCGCTCTCGTAGTCCACCTTGACGTCCGCGACCCAGTGCGTGTGGATGTCGCCGGTCAGGACCACCGGGTTGGCCGGCTTGGCCTCCGCCAGGAAGCCCGTCAGCCGCTGACGGGGGGCCACGTACCCCGCCCACTGGTCCAGCGGGTAGGTGAGCTCGCCGTCCAGCCGGCTGCGCACCTCGGCCAGCATCACCTGGTTGGCGAGCACGTTCCAGCGCGCCTCCGAGCGCGCCATCCCCTCCAGAAGCCAGCGCTCCTGGTCGGCACCCATCATGGTGGCGTCTTCCAGGTAGGCCTCCGCACAGCGGGGACGGCGTCGGTCTCCGCACGGCTGGTCGGTGCGGTACTGCCGGGTGTCGAGCACGTTCAGCTCGATCAGGCCACCGAGCTGGAGGCGCCGATAGAGCAGCAGGTCCGGTCCCCGGGGCATCTGGGCCCGGCGGAGCGGCATGTGCTCGTAGTAGGCCTGATAGGCGGCAGCCCGCCGCAGCAGGAATTCGTCCCGGGGCGCGTTCCGCTCGGAGACCGCCCCGGCGTAGTTGTTGTCCACCTCGTGGTCGTCCCACGTAGCTACGAACGGCACGTGCGCATGGGCCGCGCGCAGGTGCTCGTCGCTCTTGTACTGGGCCAGGCGGCGTCGGTAGTCGTCCAGCGTGACGATCTCCGGCCCGTTGTGGCCCCTGACCCGCTCGTCCGTGCCGTCCTCGTAGATGTAGTCGCCCAGATGGACGATGAGGTCGATGTCCTCCTGCGCGAGGTGCTCGTAGGCGGTGTAGAGCCCCTGCTCCCAGTGCTGGCAGGAGACGAAGGAGAAGCGGTAGCGCTCCGGCAACGCGCCCGGCGCCGGAGCGGTGACGGCCCGCCCGACCGGGCTCTCCGCGTCCCGCGTCGAGAAGCGGTACCAGTACTCGCGCCCGGGCTCCAGGCCAGCCACCTCCAGGTGGACGGCGTGCGCCAGCTCGGGGATGGCGGTGACGGTGCCGTGCTGCAGGATGCGCCCGAACGACGGATCGGTGGCCAGCTCCCACCCCACGGACAGAGGGCCCTCCAGCAGGCGCTCGCCCTGAAGCGGGTCGGCGACGAGCCGCGTCCAGAGCACCACGCCGTCCGGGGTGGGATCGCCCGAGGCCACCCCGAGGCCGAATGGATCCAGTCCCAGGCGCACCGGGCGCTCCCGGCCGCACCCGGGCAGCGACCCCAGGGCCAGCAGGCCGGCGAAGTCCCTCATCCGGGCCAGGAACGCGCGCCGCGTGTCCCCGACATGACCCTTCCGACCCGTCGGGACCGGCAGTCCCTCCATCTGCACGAACGCCTCCGCGTGGGGGTGCGAGCCGTGGTCGCGACCGACCTGCGTCGGTACCTTTGCCCCGTTCGGGGGGCGTCCCCCAATGTGCCCAGCCGGAGGCCGGTCATGCCAGGATCGTATCCCAGTCGTTTCGGGGCCGTGACCGCGCGCGGTCGGAAGGGACCGCGAGATTCCAGGCGGGGGTACGGACCGCTCGGGCGCCCGGACCCCACCGGCTGAGGTCCGGCCCCGCATGTCCCGGGTCGCACGTTGCACCCTCCAGGTGCTCGCCCTGATCGTGCCCTCCGGGCTCGCCGCGCAGGACCGAACGGACGAACCGACCCGGGTGGAGGGATCCCTGGAAGCCTCGCTGGCTGCATCCACGCTCGCCGGCACCGCGAGCCCCCTGTGGGGCTTGGGCGTCGGGATCTGGATGGGCGACCGTCTGTTCCTCGGGGGCCGCGGCGCCGGCCTCCCCACGGCCCTCGAGCTCGACCGGCCCGGGCGGGACCCCGAGCGACTCGACTTCGGGTACGGCGGGCTGCAGGTCCGGGTGCGGACCTGGACCACACCGACGCTCGACATCGACGTGGGTCTGCTCGTCGGCGCCGGCCGCGCCCGGTTGCGCGACGCCCTCGTCGGGATCGAACAGGGCGCGGACAACCTGGTGGTCTCGGAGCCCGCCCTGCGCCTCCGACGCTCGCTGTGGGAGGATCGCCTCCACGGCGGCGTCGCGCTGGCCTACCGCATGGTGTGGGGCGTGGAGGACCTGGCCGGGCTGTCCGCGGACGACCTGCACGGGCCGTCGCTCTCGGTGTCCCTCTCCGTGGAGCGGCGTTGATGGAGACGAGCCCGGACATCGGGACCGGCACCGCCGCGCTGCTGGAGGAAAGTCCCTTCCCTGTGCGCGTGGCCTGTGTGGACACGGGGTCCAACGCCATCCGCTTCCTGGCTGCCGATTTCTTCAGCCCCACCCGCTGGCATCCCGTACACTACGAGCGCGTCCCCATCCGCCTGGGTCATCAGGTCTTCCTGAACGGCAAGCTGGCGTCTTCCCAGATGGATGCGTGCGTCGAGGCCTTCGCGGGGTTCCGCGAGCACCTGGACCGCCTGGAGATCCAGCACTTCCGCGCCGTCGCCACCA
Proteins encoded:
- a CDS encoding response regulator; translation: MSLHSADSPLLRSESPTVDPLSLQTATDPLPDTDGVLQRHAPRRVRLVLIEDDADLSFVFQAILEQEGFEVMTAASGETGVAATIRTLPAAVLTDLGLPRMDGIAVARHLDGVQETRHIPRIALTGRVQDRIGETAELFRSVLLKPVSREELLTAVRSATDA
- a CDS encoding alkaline phosphatase D family protein, which gives rise to MEGLPVPTGRKGHVGDTRRAFLARMRDFAGLLALGSLPGCGRERPVRLGLDPFGLGVASGDPTPDGVVLWTRLVADPLQGERLLEGPLSVGWELATDPSFGRILQHGTVTAIPELAHAVHLEVAGLEPGREYWYRFSTRDAESPVGRAVTAPAPGALPERYRFSFVSCQHWEQGLYTAYEHLAQEDIDLIVHLGDYIYEDGTDERVRGHNGPEIVTLDDYRRRLAQYKSDEHLRAAHAHVPFVATWDDHEVDNNYAGAVSERNAPRDEFLLRRAAAYQAYYEHMPLRRAQMPRGPDLLLYRRLQLGGLIELNVLDTRQYRTDQPCGDRRRPRCAEAYLEDATMMGADQERWLLEGMARSEARWNVLANQVMLAEVRSRLDGELTYPLDQWAGYVAPRQRLTGFLAEAKPANPVVLTGDIHTHWVADVKVDYESARAPTVATEFVGTSISSGGDGQDRYDSTADMLALNPHVKLFNGQRGWVSCTVSPTEWRADYKVLEYVSRPGSPAHTRASFVVEDGRPGAVEV
- a CDS encoding DNA-formamidopyrimidine glycosylase family protein encodes the protein MPEGDTIHRAARTLSRALVGQRVVAARSGVPGLGSRVSALSGCTVAAVEARGKHLLIHLDDGQTLRTHMRMTGSWHLYRPGERWRKPAARARVVLETDAWTAVCFNAPDIELERSGRLDAELDARLGPDLLAEEFDADGVAARWASEPSLPIGVAVMRQRLAAGIGNVYKSELLFLLGIDPFVQTGGLPRATLRLLAREARTLLLANLGPGPRTTRRSLDPGRLWVYGRSGEPCRRCGTPIRMRRQGEEARSTYFCPVCQPPGSLGSEGPPDL
- a CDS encoding crosslink repair DNA glycosylase YcaQ family protein produces the protein ERLRARHGLDERAAGNLLALLSDQVESGGQAPAADRIVIEQFVDEVGDWTVAVLSPFGTRVHAPWAMATATRLRRAYEVDVDTLWTDDGIVFRLPDSDEPPPAELFLPASDEVRDLVVDQLGGTALFASRFRENAARALLLPRQRPGRRTPLWVQRRRSADLLEAAARFADFPIVLETYRDCLNDVFDMPGLLELLSGIEDGRIAVSTVRTRKASPFAASLLFGYVANFLYEGDVPLAERRAQALMLDHEALQQILGEPELRELLDPDAITAAARRAARLDGTRPLRDHDDVHDALLGLGDLTLDEIEARAVEPERMTATLGELALARRVVTLRIADEERFVAAEDVGRFRDALGVPPPPGLPYAFLEPVADPLGDLLRRYARTHGPFTTADAASRFGLGVAPVERALEELASRGALAFGHFLPGGKGREWCDPGVLRDIKRRSLARLRAQVEPVEPAVLARFLHDWHGLTHPTRGVDAVYEAVQRLQGAAVPASDLERGLLPARVRDYDPRDLDELFTSGEVVWQGVEPIGEHDGRIALFLRAEAPLLAAVPTRLGGEVEERIRAALIQRGALFFPELHALCGGFKPEVIAALWRMVWAGEVTNDTLAPLRSLRRARAAARRGRRTRGGSALPPGTLGRWSLFPQPDPWPTETERAAALVEQLLERHALVTREVARAESVRGGFSGVYPVLRSMEEVGRLRRGYFVEGLGGAQFARAGVEDRLRRSRDEEGAEARVDVVWATDPANPYGAQLPWPERPGARPARAAGAQVILIGGRAAAWISPAAKRVLTFLDADAPPDEWRLLAEALSDLPDRRGRGALLLTSVDGETPDASPLADPLRTAGFTPTTRGWLKRRG